TCGTGAATTCGGCCTCATGGTCCGGCTCGGTTTTTTCGTCCACGATGGTGTTTGCTATCAGATGGCGTTGCCTGACGTACTGACACCGCAGACAATAAGGCAGGCCGCCATAGGCTTGTGCGCAGTTGGAGAGGATTGGGACAACGACGTTTTCGTACTCACGCCGGAGCGCCATCTTCATATGGGTCGCAAATCTGACGCGGAGGCTTGGCAGTCTAGACGACGCGCGATGGGCAGGTTCGCGGTGATCAACGCTTGATCGGTGAGGGGAAGGGAAGACCTCCGAAGCCTCTGCGAATGAATTGGACTTCCGCTTCTGGGTGATGAGCCGACCAGGCCGGTGCAAGGTATTCCAGGCCGCTTCCGAACCGAAGCAGTCCTTCAAAGCACCTCACAATCCCATGACAAAAGTGCTACGCTCTTCCTCCCACAGGCGTTGTCCTTGCAGGGAGGGGACATATGCGACGGCGGGACTTCATCCGGCTCGTTGGGCTATCACCCGGTTTGTCGCTAACGGCGCGTGCGCAGCAGGGGGCGACGAGCGGCAGAGTGGCCAAGATTGGCGTGCTCTGGCATGCGGGCAGCGCCGACGAAGAGAAGGTCTATCTGGATATCCTGACCAAGGCATTTAATGATCTTGGTTACGTCGAAGGCAAGAACGTTGTGTTCTTGCATCGGTTTCCCGCCGAACAGTTGGAGCAGTTTCGCAGCCTTGCCAGAGAGCTGGTCGAAAGCAAGGCCGACGTAATTGTTGCCATAACGCCACCCGGAGCCGCTGTGCTCAAGCAGACCACGAGCACAATCCCAGTTGTCTTCTCTGTCGTGCCAGACCCGGTCGGCAGTGGCCTTGTTGCTAGTCTGGCGCATCCCGGCACAAATCTGACCGGGTTATCACTTATGGCGTCTGATCTTTCGGGGAAACGTCTCAGCCTCTTGAAGGAAGCTATCCCAAGTCTGAGCAGCGTGGCGCTTCTCTTAGATCGCTCGTTGGACCCCAACACCTCAAAACACAACGTCTCAGCTTACTCGAAAGCCGCTGAGGAGATGGGCCTTGTCCTGCATCCGATTGAAGTGCCGACTGCGGAGGCAATTGACGAGGCATTTTCAACAGCTGCAGCCGACCGCTGCGACGGCGCAATTGTGGTCGGATCGATGCTCGCGAACGAGGGGCCGCGGGTTGGAGCATCAGCGCTGGCGCAGCGAATGCCGACACTATCGATTTGGGCTGAAAAGGTGCGCTTTGGACTGCTGATGTCGTATGGGCAAGATGTATCCGAGACTCTCGTCAAAACGGCGGGCTACGTCGATAAAATTCTGAAGGGCGCAAAACCGGCTGATCTTCCTGTCGAACAGCCCACGCGCTTGAAGCTGGTGATCAACCTCAAGGTCGCGAATGCACTCGGCCTGACTATACCACCGACATTGCTTGCCAGCGCCGACGAGATAATTGAATAGCGCTCACCTTCAAGCGGTGCATGAGTCCGAAAATGGCCCATCGCGTTCGTTAGCGACCGTCCGTTTTAGTAGTCGCTTATGGATGTTAAGCAGACGTTCAAGCAGGAACCAAAGGCCAAAAACGCGGTATACGCAAAGGGCGGGCGGTCCCGCGATCCCGCATTGCTAGGCCATTTCTAGGGGAACTGGAAAGCGTTCCAGGGCAGCAACGTGAGTGTCCGCCCTAGTGCTTGCACGATTGGAGGCCACACTTGGCGTCGTGAGGCAGATCGTCCTGTAATGGAGATCGGCGATGATCTTCATGTTGTTTGCCTTAGCCATCGCCGCCCTGTTTTTTGTCGGCTCACTCATCTTGCTGCGTTTGGGGCAACACCTCGGCTTGCGGCATCGCAAGCAGAACGGGGCGGAGGGCAACGCAGGGTTAGCGACTGTTGAGGG
The DNA window shown above is from Bradyrhizobium sp. CB1650 and carries:
- a CDS encoding ABC transporter substrate-binding protein, with translation MAKIGVLWHAGSADEEKVYLDILTKAFNDLGYVEGKNVVFLHRFPAEQLEQFRSLARELVESKADVIVAITPPGAAVLKQTTSTIPVVFSVVPDPVGSGLVASLAHPGTNLTGLSLMASDLSGKRLSLLKEAIPSLSSVALLLDRSLDPNTSKHNVSAYSKAAEEMGLVLHPIEVPTAEAIDEAFSTAAADRCDGAIVVGSMLANEGPRVGASALAQRMPTLSIWAEKVRFGLLMSYGQDVSETLVKTAGYVDKILKGAKPADLPVEQPTRLKLVINLKVANALGLTIPPTLLASADEIIE